A DNA window from Pseudomonas sp. B21-056 contains the following coding sequences:
- a CDS encoding NAD(P)H nitroreductase → MQALDALLNRVSVPRLVEPAPTPEQREIMFAAAMRAPDHGQLRPWRFLTIEGQARYRMGELLADAARFNDPLVPEAVVEKALNGPLRAPLVVVVIARLQDHFKVPKSEQLLAAGCAAHGILLAAYAQGIGGVWRTGELAYSPHVAKGLGLDVGEEVIGFLYLGTPQKEARTAPKEDTAEFVREWTGL, encoded by the coding sequence ATGCAGGCTCTCGACGCTTTGCTCAACCGTGTTTCCGTTCCTCGCCTGGTGGAACCGGCACCCACGCCTGAACAACGGGAGATCATGTTCGCTGCGGCAATGCGCGCCCCGGATCACGGGCAGTTGCGACCCTGGCGTTTTCTGACGATCGAAGGGCAGGCGCGTTATCGCATGGGTGAACTGCTGGCCGACGCGGCACGGTTCAATGATCCGCTGGTGCCCGAAGCGGTCGTGGAAAAGGCCCTCAATGGCCCGCTGCGGGCACCGTTGGTCGTGGTCGTGATCGCGCGTTTGCAGGACCATTTCAAAGTCCCGAAATCCGAGCAGTTGCTGGCAGCCGGCTGCGCCGCCCACGGGATCCTGCTGGCGGCATATGCCCAGGGCATTGGCGGTGTGTGGCGCACGGGCGAACTGGCGTACTCGCCGCACGTGGCCAAGGGGCTTGGGCTTGACGTGGGGGAAGAGGTGATCGGCTTCCTTTACCTGGGCACACCACAGAAAGAAGCCCGGACGGCGCCGAAGGAAGACACCGCCGAATTCGTCCGTGAGTGGACAGGTTTGTAG
- a CDS encoding amino acid aminotransferase, translating to MHFDAIGRVPGDPILGLLEAYAADSNPSKFDLGVGVYKDAQGLTPILESVKQAEQHLVDRQITKTYIGGHGDANFGRLISALVLGTDALQIAEKRAGATQTPGGTGALRLSADFIAQCLPGRGVWLSNPTWPIHETIFATAGVKANHYPYVGSDNRLDFEAMLTTLGQAPKGDVVLLHACCHNPTGFDLSQDQWRQVLEVVRSRELLPLIDFAYQGFGDGLEQDAWAVRLFAQALPEVLITSSCSKNFGLYCDRTGALIVCARDADKLVDIRSQLANIARNLWSTPPDHGAAVVATILGDVQLKSLWADEVEAMRLRIAQLRSGLLDALDPHGLRERFAHIGVQRGMFSYTGLSPEQVKQLRERHSVYMVGTGRANVAGIDATRLDRLAEAIADVCR from the coding sequence ATGCATTTCGACGCCATCGGCCGGGTGCCCGGCGACCCGATCCTCGGCCTGCTGGAGGCCTACGCGGCGGACAGCAACCCGAGCAAGTTCGACCTGGGCGTGGGCGTCTATAAGGACGCCCAGGGCCTGACGCCGATTCTTGAATCGGTGAAACAGGCCGAGCAGCACCTGGTGGATCGCCAGATCACCAAGACCTACATCGGCGGTCATGGCGACGCCAACTTCGGCCGGCTGATCAGTGCGCTGGTCCTGGGTACCGATGCCTTGCAGATCGCGGAAAAACGCGCCGGTGCCACCCAGACCCCGGGCGGCACCGGCGCCCTGCGCCTGAGTGCCGACTTCATTGCCCAGTGCCTGCCGGGCCGTGGCGTATGGTTGAGCAACCCAACCTGGCCGATCCACGAAACCATCTTCGCCACCGCTGGCGTCAAGGCCAATCACTACCCCTACGTGGGCAGCGACAATCGCCTGGATTTCGAAGCGATGCTGACAACCCTGGGCCAGGCACCGAAAGGTGATGTGGTGCTGCTACACGCGTGCTGCCACAACCCCACCGGTTTCGACCTGTCCCAGGACCAATGGCGCCAGGTACTGGAGGTGGTGCGCAGTCGTGAGCTGTTGCCGCTGATCGACTTCGCCTACCAGGGCTTCGGCGACGGGCTGGAGCAGGACGCGTGGGCGGTGCGGTTGTTCGCCCAGGCATTGCCCGAGGTGCTGATCACCAGCTCCTGCTCGAAGAACTTCGGCCTGTACTGCGACCGCACCGGTGCATTGATCGTCTGCGCCCGCGACGCCGACAAGCTGGTGGACATCCGCAGCCAACTGGCGAACATCGCCCGCAACCTGTGGTCGACGCCGCCAGATCATGGTGCGGCGGTGGTCGCGACAATCCTGGGCGATGTGCAACTCAAAAGCCTGTGGGCCGACGAAGTGGAGGCCATGCGCCTGCGCATCGCCCAGCTACGCAGTGGCCTGCTGGATGCCCTCGACCCCCACGGCTTACGGGAACGCTTCGCCCATATCGGCGTGCAACGCGGAATGTTTTCCTACACCGGCCTGTCGCCGGAACAGGTCAAGCAGCTGCGCGAGCGCCACAGCGTGTACATGGTCGGCACGGGCCGGGCCAACGTGGCCGGTATCGATGCAACGCGCCTGGACCGGTTGGCCGAGGCGATTGCGGACGTTTGCAGGTAG
- a CDS encoding 4a-hydroxytetrahydrobiopterin dehydratase produces MNTLNQAHCEACRADAPQVSDEELPVLIKQIPDWNIEVRDSVMQLEKVFLFKNFKHALAFTNAVGEISEAEGHHPGLLTEWGKVTVTWWSHSIKGLHRNDFIMAARTDDVAKTAEGRK; encoded by the coding sequence ATGAACACTCTGAACCAAGCCCATTGCGAAGCCTGCCGCGCCGACGCCCCACAGGTCAGCGATGAAGAACTGCCGGTACTGATCAAGCAGATCCCGGACTGGAACATCGAAGTGCGCGACAGCGTGATGCAGCTGGAAAAGGTTTTCCTGTTCAAGAATTTCAAGCACGCCCTGGCATTCACCAATGCCGTCGGTGAAATCTCCGAGGCCGAAGGCCATCACCCGGGCCTGCTCACTGAGTGGGGCAAAGTCACCGTGACCTGGTGGAGCCATTCCATCAAGGGCCTGCACCGCAACGACTTCATCATGGCCGCGCGTACCGATGACGTGGCCAAGACCGCCGAGGGCCGCAAGTAA
- the phhA gene encoding phenylalanine 4-monooxygenase: protein MKQTQYVAREPDAQGFIHYTAEEHAVWNTLITRQLKVIEGRACQEYLDGIDKLGLPHDRIPQLGEINKVLGATTGWQVARVPALIPFQTFFELLASKQFPVATFIRTREELDYLQEPDIFHEIFGHCPLLTNPWFAEFTHTYGKLGLQASKEERVYLARLYWMTIEFGLVETAQGRRIYGGGILSSPKETVYCLSDEPEHQAFDPLEAMRTPYRIDILQPVYFVLPELKRLFDLAHEDIMGMVKRGRELGLHAPKFPPKAA, encoded by the coding sequence ATGAAGCAGACGCAGTACGTGGCCCGCGAGCCCGATGCGCAAGGTTTTATCCACTACACCGCCGAAGAACATGCGGTGTGGAATACGCTGATCACCCGCCAGTTGAAAGTCATCGAAGGCCGCGCGTGCCAGGAATACCTCGACGGAATCGACAAGCTTGGCCTGCCCCACGACCGCATCCCGCAGTTGGGCGAAATCAACAAAGTGCTGGGCGCCACCACGGGCTGGCAAGTTGCCCGGGTACCGGCGTTGATCCCCTTCCAGACCTTTTTCGAATTGCTCGCCAGCAAACAATTTCCGGTGGCGACCTTCATTCGCACCCGGGAAGAACTGGACTACCTGCAAGAGCCGGACATTTTCCACGAGATCTTCGGTCACTGCCCGCTGCTGACCAACCCCTGGTTCGCCGAATTCACCCACACCTACGGCAAGCTCGGCCTGCAGGCCTCCAAGGAAGAACGCGTGTACCTGGCGCGCCTGTACTGGATGACCATCGAATTCGGCCTGGTGGAAACAGCGCAGGGCCGACGCATCTACGGTGGCGGCATCCTGTCTTCGCCCAAGGAAACCGTGTACTGCCTGTCGGACGAGCCGGAGCACCAGGCCTTCGATCCGCTGGAAGCGATGCGCACGCCGTATCGCATCGACATCCTGCAACCGGTGTATTTCGTATTGCCAGAGCTCAAGCGTCTGTTCGACCTGGCCCATGAAGACATCATGGGCATGGTCAAGCGCGGTCGGGAACTGGGCCTGCACGCACCGAAATTTCCGCCGAAAGCCGCCTGA
- a CDS encoding sigma-54-dependent transcriptional regulator yields MRIKVHCQNRIGILRDILNLLVEYGINVARGEVGGEHGNAIYLHCPNLINIQFQALRPKFEGIAGVFGVKRVGLMPSERRHMELNALLGALEFPVLSIDMGGSIVAANRAAAQLLGVRVDEVPGIPLSRYAEDFDLPELVRANQSRINGLRVKVKGDVFLADIAPLQSEHDDSEAMAGAVLTLHRADRVGERIYNVRKQELRGFDSIFQSSKVMAAVVREARRMAPLDAPLLIEGETGTGKELLARACHLASPRGQSPLMALNCAGLPESMAETELFGYGPGAFEGARAEGKLGLLELTAGGTLFLDGVGEMSPRLQVKLLRFLQDGCFRRVGSDEEVYLDVRVICATQVDLSELCARGEFRQDLYHRLNVLSLHIPPLRECLDGLAPLVEHFLDQASRQIGCALPKLAPAAMDRLSHYHWPGNVRQLENVLFQAVSLCDGGKVKAEHIRLPDYGVRQPLGDFSLDGGLDEIVGRFEKAVLERLYSEHPSSRQLGKRLGVSHTTIANKLREYDVGRPA; encoded by the coding sequence ATGCGCATCAAAGTCCATTGCCAGAACCGCATCGGCATCCTGCGGGACATTCTCAACCTGCTGGTGGAGTACGGCATCAACGTTGCCCGGGGCGAAGTCGGTGGCGAGCACGGCAATGCGATCTACCTGCACTGCCCGAACCTGATCAACATTCAGTTCCAGGCGTTGCGGCCGAAATTCGAAGGCATTGCCGGCGTGTTCGGTGTCAAGCGGGTAGGGCTGATGCCCAGCGAACGTCGGCACATGGAGCTCAATGCGCTGCTTGGCGCCCTGGAATTTCCGGTGTTGTCCATCGACATGGGCGGTTCCATCGTCGCGGCGAACCGGGCGGCGGCGCAGTTGCTTGGGGTGCGGGTGGACGAGGTGCCGGGAATTCCGCTGTCCCGCTACGCCGAGGATTTCGACTTGCCTGAGCTGGTGCGCGCCAACCAGTCGCGCATCAATGGGCTACGGGTCAAGGTCAAGGGTGATGTGTTCCTGGCCGACATCGCTCCACTGCAATCGGAGCATGACGACAGCGAGGCCATGGCCGGCGCGGTGCTGACGCTGCATCGGGCCGACCGGGTCGGTGAGCGTATCTATAACGTGCGCAAGCAGGAGCTGCGCGGCTTCGACAGTATTTTCCAGAGCTCGAAAGTGATGGCTGCGGTGGTCCGCGAAGCCCGGCGCATGGCCCCGCTGGACGCGCCGCTATTGATCGAAGGCGAAACCGGCACCGGCAAGGAATTGCTGGCCCGGGCCTGCCACCTGGCGAGCCCGCGCGGACAGTCACCGTTGATGGCGCTCAACTGCGCCGGGTTGCCGGAGTCCATGGCCGAGACCGAGCTGTTCGGCTACGGCCCCGGTGCCTTCGAAGGCGCCCGTGCCGAAGGCAAGCTCGGCCTGCTGGAGTTGACGGCTGGCGGCACCTTGTTTCTCGACGGGGTGGGGGAAATGAGCCCGCGCCTGCAAGTGAAGCTGCTGCGCTTTTTGCAGGACGGCTGCTTCCGTCGGGTCGGCAGCGATGAAGAGGTGTACCTGGATGTCCGGGTGATCTGCGCGACCCAGGTGGATTTGTCCGAACTCTGTGCCCGAGGCGAGTTTCGCCAGGACCTGTATCACCGCTTGAACGTCCTGTCCCTGCACATCCCGCCGTTGCGCGAATGCCTCGATGGCCTGGCGCCGCTGGTGGAGCACTTTCTCGACCAGGCCAGTCGCCAGATCGGCTGTGCGCTGCCGAAACTGGCCCCGGCGGCAATGGACCGCCTCAGTCATTACCATTGGCCGGGCAATGTCCGGCAACTGGAAAACGTGCTGTTCCAGGCCGTTTCCCTGTGCGACGGTGGGAAGGTGAAGGCCGAGCACATCCGCCTGCCGGACTACGGCGTGCGCCAGCCCCTGGGCGACTTCTCCCTGGACGGTGGGTTGGATGAGATTGTCGGGCGATTCGAGAAAGCGGTGCTGGAACGGCTCTACTCCGAACACCCCAGCAGCCGGCAGTTGGGCAAGCGATTGGGGGTATCCCATACCACCATCGCCAATAAGTTGCGCGAATATGACGTGGGCAGGCCCGCATAG